The window TTCAGCAATCCCCAGATGACGGATCAAATCCGCCACCGGTGCCCCCATCTCAGCCTGCTTGAGTACGGCCACGATTTGCTCGACACTGAAGCGCTTGTGTTTCACAGCGTTCTCCTTCCCCTTCTAGGGCCGGATTATGCCGGAAACTCTCCATCAGATTGGTACGAAAAAGGCGGGGCCGCCCACTTTAAAGTTGAGTATGGAAATCGACTTAACTCAATTCAGTTGCTGTGGATGACACATTCTTTGGTAGGGCGTGAAACTGTCCTTGGAGAATGTTGTGCGTCATTAATTGCATCTACCGGGAGAATTCGGTTTGAGAATCTACAACCTCGATGAGGATGGTTTGGCAGCCGTTATTTCTTTCGGGAAATTGTTACAGCTATCTCACCTTGATTGTTCCAATAAAATCCTCGAGCATCATTCGCATAGAGAACCAATGGGCCATCTTCCTCTGCAAGAAGGTTCGGAGATTCCGATAAATCGTGGAGATGACATTTGTCCACTCCTTTGATTTCCGCTATAAGAGCAAACCATTTTGCGTCGCGATTCTTCTTTAGCAGGGCAAACAGATTCATCAGCCAGGTTCCTGGGGCACCCTTAGGGGCGATATGCTCGTGTGAGGCGTCATACCACGCTTGCTTTCCCACCACCGACACGATGTACTCACCGCTGGCTTGCAGATGCAGACCGACAGCATTTTCTGAGATCTCAGCCTTTATTGAGGCGACACATGAAGCTCCTACATCAAGCCTGTGGTCGTCCACCTGCGAGCACAATACTTCGTTCGGAGGAAATAACATGGTCACAGGATTGACATAGTCATTTCCCGCCCATGCATGGTCTCCAACCATCAGCCATACTGCACTGGCCACAAGGAATTTTCGCATCGTCGAACTCATTTTTCTGGCTGCCATCGGCGAGCTCTATCCCCATTGTAAAGGAGGTTATTCTACGACCTTAAAATGTTTTTCGAAGAATTCATCGATACTACCTGAGGTGGCGCGGCCTAAGAACAGATATCGTCCTCCAGCCTCACGTCGAGCATGAGGCTTAAATATTTTTGCAGATTTGATTCTCTGAGGCACACTCTTGTGAATGCTATCGCCTGGATGCGGCCTCCGCGGAAACGTTCCCATGTTCTGAAAAAGCCCAAATCCCCCATCAAAAAATTCGTCATGTAAGAGGCCGCAATTGCACTCAATAAACGGATTCGCCTCATGGGCGCAGCCACACTGAAGGAATCCGTTTTTCTCCTGATCGGCTAATTTGATCAACTCGTCTGTAGGTGGGAAGATGTCAAACGTCGAGAATTTTTTTAACATCCAGTTCAATGGCGTTGTCGCAAGGCCATTGAAGTTGTCTTTTGATGTGCAATTGTATTCTAGGGAATAGCTTCCTCCCACATCTGAATGCACCCCGGCAAACCACACCTCTTCAAGACGACTTCCCGGGATAGCTCGTAAGGGATCAAATCGAAGCAGGCGAAAGTCGTCTCGTTGCTCATCTAGCGCTAGTGCATGGAAACCATTGTCCGCGTAGAGTTCCACTCTGTGGTCGTCTGGCTCGTCATCGCGAATCAATCCCAAGGCAGGGACTGTGTCAAATACACCTATTGCAGTGATCTTCACTTTGTGCTTGTCTTGGTATGCGGTCATGCCGCGATGTTCCATCAAGGCTCTTAGCTCTCCTCTGATTCTCTCTTCGAATTCAGCCGTGCCATCAAAGTCCTGATGATATACGTCATAAAGTGCGCCTATGCTGAAGTGAAGGTTTGTCGCACCAATCCACTCAAAAGTGTCATACCATTTCTTCGGGATGCTTCCTCTATCGACAAGACCTGCGAACTCGATCAGTCCATTTAGTGATCTTGCAGTAAATGCTCCACGACTGAAGCCGATGATATAAATTTCATCCCCTGGCAGGTATGTCTCGACCAAGAACCTATAGGCTTGGCGTATGTTTAAACTAGTTCCCCTTCCTCCGATGCCACCAGTCACACGGTCAATCCATTTCGCGCCCACACCCTTGTCATAATAGGGAATTATTCGTTTCCCGCTACAGGCATGTTGCACAGCGAGTCGATAAAGTTTTCTCACGTTTGTTGATGAAGATTTATCATTCCCGGTGCCGTCCATGAATACCACTAACTTGCGGTGATCATCTGAGTCAGAGATTGCATTCTTTCGAGAGTAGTGTGCATTGAAGGTTCTCCAGAACGCGCGATTTGCAACATATGTATCACTAAGCCCATCAGTGTCAGTCGCCTTAAACTCCATACATAAACTTGGAGGTTCACCTTCATTCTTAGGAATCATGTCCTTGGGGACACAGCCTAAGAGTAGGAATATGCCGATAATCAAAAAAACCACGTTCATAATTTTTCCTTTGTCGTTAAAATCATCTGCCATCAGCAGCGCATTTACCTGTGATCAGGGCCTAGGG is drawn from Nitrospira sp. and contains these coding sequences:
- a CDS encoding DUF2235 domain-containing protein; translated protein: MADDFNDKGKIMNVVFLIIGIFLLLGCVPKDMIPKNEGEPPSLCMEFKATDTDGLSDTYVANRAFWRTFNAHYSRKNAISDSDDHRKLVVFMDGTGNDKSSSTNVRKLYRLAVQHACSGKRIIPYYDKGVGAKWIDRVTGGIGGRGTSLNIRQAYRFLVETYLPGDEIYIIGFSRGAFTARSLNGLIEFAGLVDRGSIPKKWYDTFEWIGATNLHFSIGALYDVYHQDFDGTAEFEERIRGELRALMEHRGMTAYQDKHKVKITAIGVFDTVPALGLIRDDEPDDHRVELYADNGFHALALDEQRDDFRLLRFDPLRAIPGSRLEEVWFAGVHSDVGGSYSLEYNCTSKDNFNGLATTPLNWMLKKFSTFDIFPPTDELIKLADQEKNGFLQCGCAHEANPFIECNCGLLHDEFFDGGFGLFQNMGTFPRRPHPGDSIHKSVPQRIKSAKIFKPHARREAGGRYLFLGRATSGSIDEFFEKHFKVVE